From the genome of Amylibacter sp. IMCC11727:
AATTTGTCCATCACGGTCGCATCGCGCATCCCGTCTGGGGTTTCTACTTGTACAGCAGTGCCCGCATCCCAATGGGTCATGCGCACCATGCCAATCGACACGTTTGTATTGTAATCAGGCGACCACGTGGCGGAACTAATCCGCCCCACGCGTTTGCCATTTGCCATGATCGGCCACCAATCGGCACAGGCTGGTACGGCATCCCCGTGAATGGCCACAGGGCTAATCATTTGGATCGGCCCTTCCTTGGCCACACGCAACAACGCATCACGCCCGATACAGCCAATGGCCATTTGTGTATCACAGAATTTGCCAAGCCCACATTCATGGGGGGTGTTGTCATCTGTCATGTCGTTCCCATAAGACAGCAACCCGCCTTCAATCCGCTCAATCAGATTGGGACAGCCGGCATGAACATCCAAATCCTTGCCCGCTTCCATCAGCGCGTTCCACAAGGGCATACCAATATCACTGCCCTCCACGTAAATCTCATACCCGCCCTGCTTGGAATAGCCTGATCGCGCAATCACCAGATCACGCCCCTGAAAATCAAACCAGCCAAAGCGGAAGAACCGCAGGTCTTTCACCTTATCGCCAAACACACGGGCCATCAGCTCATCTGATTTTGGTCCCTGAATACCCAGTGGGGACACATCAGGCTCATCCACCAGCACATCCAAGCGCCAGCCATTGGCAATGCCTTTGACCCAATAAAGCAGATCACTGTCCGCTATACTGATCCACCAGCGATCCTCTGCCAGCTTCACCGCCACGGGGTCATTCAACATACCCCCTGTTTCATCCACAATCGGTACATAGAAACACTGGCCAATGTTCATGCCGCGCAAATCACGCGGTGTCAGCATCTGCATCAAACGCCCCGCATCTGGGCCGCGCAGCTCCACTTGCCGCTCACAGGACACATCCCAAATCTGCACTGCCGATTTCAAATGGTGATAATCTTCCTCCACAGAACGAAACACAGTTGGCAACAACATGTGATTATAGATCGTGTATGCCTTTACCCCTGCGGCCTCTACGCCCTCAGAAAAAGGTGTGCGCCGCAACCGACGCGAAGGTGACAGTAAAGCCATCCCTGTTACTCCATAAATAGTAGATCAGTATCGGGCGTGGTCACACCAGCCGCCGTCAACATTGCGTGGACTTGACCCCTGTGATGGGTCTGATGGTTAAAGAAATGCGTGAACAGCTTTGGCTTTGCCACTGCCAGTTCCGCCTGTTTGGTTCCTGACCAAAAAGAGATATCCCCTTGCAGGTCCGCATCGCGCAACCCGTCGGCCCATCGCGAAATTCGCTGATCCATAGCCGCACGCTGCGTTACAAACGCGTCCCAGTCTGGAAAGTTCTGTGTACCAGCGGCAATCGGAGCCTCTGGTGCATCCCCGCCGTCAAAACGCCCCATCCACAGGCTGTCCGCCCACAGAACATGGCTTAACGTTGCGTGAATAGAGCCAAAGAACGCCCCGCGTTCCAACGCGCGCGCCTCCGCAGACAAACCACTGGAAGCAGGGATCATCCACCCGTTTTGCCAAGCGTTATACTGCGCCATCATGCGCATCCAGTCAGGTGTCAAAGACATAGGCGTCCCCCCAGATCGGGTTTACGGGCCAGACCATTCAATCGGGCAAATCTCGGCGCTCTTGCCACCGAAATCCCAATTACGACCGTGATCGCGCACGCGCGACCGTGTACCCACCGCAGCAATAATGTCAGGCCCCATCCAGTATTTGGAATTCTTGATCACAACCGCCTCATCAGGGTTTGCACCGCCAATGGTCTCAATCTCGCCGTTGATCTTTTTGCCGATGTTAATGCGCCGCTTGCGCCCATCGGTTTCGATCTCAACCTTCGTGCGTTCTGCATGAATGATCGTGGACACCAGCATCGTGAACAACCCCGTTGTCCCCCCTGCCGCACCAGAGAAAATCTTCAGCAACCCGTCATAGGCCTTTTGCGTGGCCCGCTCATCCACATAAGCGGCAACCTTCCAGTCGCCCTCTGCCATCTTTCCAGGGATATCCGCAAGCAAGCCCACATTCAGCCCACCGATGTCTTCCCCTTCAAAGTGGCCCTCATCAATGCGAATAGCCATCCAAGCGTGGCAATACCCTTCCGTCGGCTGATGCTTCCCAAGGGACACAACACACGGACAAAACACTTCACAAGAGCAGTTCAAGAACAATTCGCCTTTCAACTCCCAATTCGTCGGCTCCCGCCGTCTGCGCGTCGGCACCATGCGCTGATCGAGCTTGTTCATAACCTCAATACGATCCGCCGCAGCGCGTGTCTTCTTCTCAGCCATTTGTAGGGCCTCCCTTAGTAAATCCCAGCAGCACGGCCAGCAACGCCCAGCCCCGCCACAATCAATAATACCCCCACGGGGCGCATCACATAATGCGCAACCTGCGGCAGCTTCTCAAACACCATTAGAACAGTCGCCAGCCCCATCCACAACAGGTTCATGGACCCGCCCACGAAACCCAGCGCCATATACCCCCAGCAACACACAACACAAAACGCACCGAGGCCGAGCCCCATGCGCAGGCCGCCAAGCGTACCCGTACGCCAATTGCCAAGGAAATACTGCATGGGCGCATGACATACCCCGTGGCACACTTCCTTAATCCACGTGAACTGGAACCAGCCCACAACAACCAGCAACGCCGCCGTGGTCCACAACCCCGTGGATTGCCCAAACATATCGAGCCAACCGAGCCGCATCAGCCCCGCTTGGATCAGCGCGATTACGACGCCAAACACCACCCAAACGATGAAATAGCCCGCAACCACACCAATCAATCCGCCCCACGTGCCATTGGCGGACCGCATCAGCGCCTCATAGGTGGTCATCGTGTGTACAAAGGTCGGCCCCATCATCGCGATCATCATGATCGCCCACATAGGCACCAGCATTTGCAGGCTGTCCATAGGCGGCATCCCCGCCATGTCCATCATGCCAACGCGCGCTCCGTACCAATTCAACCCCATCTGGGTCGCCATGGCATACATCATCCACCACGACACAATGATGGCGACGAAAAACGCCAACCACAGCACAGTGCGCACGGAATGATGGGTTAATGCAGACACAAGCAGAAGCCTTTCAGAAACACGATTCTTATGCTACACCTAGGCCAAATCCAAATGTCAGACAATTAAAATCATCAAATGTCTTACATTTAATTACGACACAAGGCGCGGCTCAAATGAAATATCAACTCAACCAGGATCAGGAACTCTCCACCCAAATCGCCAGCGCCATTCGCGACAGCATCATCAACGGACAATTGATTGTTGATCAACGGCTCCCGTCGGAATCCGAGCTGTGCGATCAATTCGATGTGTCGCGCCCCACGGTGCGCGAGGCCCTAAAACGCCTCGCCGCGCAAAATCTGATCCGCACGCAACGCGGCGCCACTGGGGGTGCTTTTGTCAACAAGCTCAGCTTTGAAGACGCCTACGGCCAACAAATCACCACCTCTACCCTACTTCTCTCTATGAACGCCGTCAGCTTTGAAACCGCTTGCGAGGCCCGCTTCGCATTGGAACGCGCCTGCATTCCATTGGCCGCCCAGCGCCGCACCCCCGATCACCTTGCCGCCATGCGCGCCGAAATCCACCGCCAAGCCCAACCGGGCCTCACAGATGAAAGCTTCTGCGCCTCTGACGTGGCCTTTCACCGCGCACTGGTGGACAGTGCGCAAAACCCGGTCATGTCCTACCAACTCGCAGGCGCAGTAGAAGCCATCGAACCCCTCATGAACATGATCACCTTCACGGCGCGCAAACGGGAAAAAATCGTCGATCTGCATACAAAAATCGCCGATGCGCTTGAAACCCAAGACGCTCCCGCTACCGAAGCCGCCCTCGCCAACCTCGCCGCCCATACACTCGAATTGGCGCAAGAGGTCGCAGACAAACGCAAAACCCGCGAAACCTAGAACCCTTTTTCTTGGCCTAAATATCCAAATCCTACACCGCTCCCAGTCACCTCCCCCCAAAACCAGACGCACGCGCCCCAATTTTCGCCTTCCCGCGAAAATCCCAATTGAACCCAGCAAACACTTCCCCTATACCGCCACGCAACGCACCCGTAGCTCAGCTGGATAGAGCGCTGCCCTCCGAAGGCAGAGGCCAGAGGTTCGAATCCTCTCGGGTGCGCCAAGATTTTTTTCGAAGAAAAAATCAGGCGACAGGTGTTTTGTTAAAAACACCGAGAGCCAAATCCAAAGCCGC
Proteins encoded in this window:
- a CDS encoding dimethylsulfoniopropionate demethylase, which codes for MALLSPSRRLRRTPFSEGVEAAGVKAYTIYNHMLLPTVFRSVEEDYHHLKSAVQIWDVSCERQVELRGPDAGRLMQMLTPRDLRGMNIGQCFYVPIVDETGGMLNDPVAVKLAEDRWWISIADSDLLYWVKGIANGWRLDVLVDEPDVSPLGIQGPKSDELMARVFGDKVKDLRFFRFGWFDFQGRDLVIARSGYSKQGGYEIYVEGSDIGMPLWNALMEAGKDLDVHAGCPNLIERIEGGLLSYGNDMTDDNTPHECGLGKFCDTQMAIGCIGRDALLRVAKEGPIQMISPVAIHGDAVPACADWWPIMANGKRVGRISSATWSPDYNTNVSIGMVRMTHWDAGTAVQVETPDGMRDATVMDKFWI
- a CDS encoding DinB family protein, yielding MSLTPDWMRMMAQYNAWQNGWMIPASSGLSAEARALERGAFFGSIHATLSHVLWADSLWMGRFDGGDAPEAPIAAGTQNFPDWDAFVTQRAAMDQRISRWADGLRDADLQGDISFWSGTKQAELAVAKPKLFTHFFNHQTHHRGQVHAMLTAAGVTTPDTDLLFME
- a CDS encoding DUF1326 domain-containing protein, which translates into the protein MAEKKTRAAADRIEVMNKLDQRMVPTRRRREPTNWELKGELFLNCSCEVFCPCVVSLGKHQPTEGYCHAWMAIRIDEGHFEGEDIGGLNVGLLADIPGKMAEGDWKVAAYVDERATQKAYDGLLKIFSGAAGGTTGLFTMLVSTIIHAERTKVEIETDGRKRRINIGKKINGEIETIGGANPDEAVVIKNSKYWMGPDIIAAVGTRSRVRDHGRNWDFGGKSAEICPIEWSGP
- a CDS encoding DUF2182 domain-containing protein, coding for MSALTHHSVRTVLWLAFFVAIIVSWWMMYAMATQMGLNWYGARVGMMDMAGMPPMDSLQMLVPMWAIMMIAMMGPTFVHTMTTYEALMRSANGTWGGLIGVVAGYFIVWVVFGVVIALIQAGLMRLGWLDMFGQSTGLWTTAALLVVVGWFQFTWIKEVCHGVCHAPMQYFLGNWRTGTLGGLRMGLGLGAFCVVCCWGYMALGFVGGSMNLLWMGLATVLMVFEKLPQVAHYVMRPVGVLLIVAGLGVAGRAAGIY
- a CDS encoding FCD domain-containing protein, with product MKYQLNQDQELSTQIASAIRDSIINGQLIVDQRLPSESELCDQFDVSRPTVREALKRLAAQNLIRTQRGATGGAFVNKLSFEDAYGQQITTSTLLLSMNAVSFETACEARFALERACIPLAAQRRTPDHLAAMRAEIHRQAQPGLTDESFCASDVAFHRALVDSAQNPVMSYQLAGAVEAIEPLMNMITFTARKREKIVDLHTKIADALETQDAPATEAALANLAAHTLELAQEVADKRKTRET